One window of the Triticum dicoccoides isolate Atlit2015 ecotype Zavitan chromosome 3B, WEW_v2.0, whole genome shotgun sequence genome contains the following:
- the LOC119275150 gene encoding uncharacterized protein LOC119275150, which translates to MEAARHAGKKRGPDDEAEAEVHHTFRGAANALSQLYAQAVANQKASFIAGERHAMERAHRWISSQHEEASGVSVADVLAYLQNEIESRGGMAGSSQHPTPQPAYGLPSANVQINSFSFGNVAAALDSQLYQTDQTRTAGISNAFSSPSQQNSRSNHLVQCSGNGPVNSPPIGSRARDDHSPQNQDSVHPNSYEPSMDMNHDAP; encoded by the exons ATGGAGGCGGCGCGTCACGCAGGGAAGAAGCGGGGTCCGGAcgacgaggcggaggcggaggtgcaCCACACGTTCCGGGGCGCCGCCAACGCGCTCTCGCAGCTCTACGCGCAGGCCGTCGCCAACCAGAAGGCCTCCTTCATCGCCGGCGAGCGCCACGCCATG GAGCGTGCCCATCGGTGGATATCCAGTCAGCATGAAGAAGCATCGGGAGTGTCTGTTGCTGATGTACTTGCTTACTTGCAG AATGAGATTGAGAGCAGAGGCGGCATGGCAGGGTCTTCCCAACATCCAACTCCACAGCCAGCATATGGTCTTCCTTCTGCAAATGTCCAAATCAACTCCTTCTCATTTGGAAATGTGGCGGCTGCACTTGACTCTCAGCTGTACCAAACCGACCAAACAAGAACTGCGGGCATCTCAAATGCTTTCAGCAGTCCTTCACAGCAAAATTCCCGTTCAAACCATCTGGTTCAGTGTTCAGGAAATGGCCCTGTAAACTCCCCGCCAATTGGAAGCAGAGCTCGGGATGACCATTCTCCCCAGAACCAGGACTCTGTGCATCCCAATTCGTACGAGCCCTCCATGGATATGAATCATGATGCTCCTTGA